A stretch of Aureispira sp. CCB-E DNA encodes these proteins:
- a CDS encoding FKBP-type peptidyl-prolyl cis-trans isomerase produces the protein MKILNLLALSVFLLSLTMVSCTNEGKEESNKNTPEYSLGYAYGAQMGKSLKQATMFTEDEKNVDQFVEGMKEALKGDSATVAKAKEEMQARMQSQKPSETPEAGGKIAYNFGLTSGLGDMSQKVDIPASAFDFQGVKDGYVDGLTKDSLEMTQTEMDSVLKAFLEPKFTEYQNIMKAEAEAKAAVAIEAGEAFLAANKEKEGVITTESGLQYEVIQEGTGAKPTAADRVKTHYHGTLIDGTVFDSSVERGEPATFGVGQVIPGWQEGIPLMSEGAKYRFYIPQNLAYGMQAPSPKIPAGSALIFDVELIEVNPE, from the coding sequence ATGAAAATTTTAAATTTGTTGGCTTTGTCTGTATTCCTATTGTCTTTGACAATGGTTTCTTGTACAAACGAAGGAAAAGAAGAAAGTAATAAGAACACTCCAGAATATAGCTTAGGATATGCTTATGGTGCTCAAATGGGAAAATCATTGAAGCAAGCAACTATGTTCACTGAAGACGAAAAAAATGTAGATCAATTTGTAGAGGGGATGAAAGAAGCTCTAAAGGGAGATTCGGCTACTGTTGCAAAAGCAAAAGAAGAAATGCAAGCACGCATGCAATCTCAAAAACCATCTGAAACACCAGAAGCAGGCGGTAAGATTGCTTACAATTTTGGTCTTACATCTGGTTTGGGAGATATGTCACAAAAAGTAGATATTCCAGCGTCTGCTTTCGATTTCCAAGGAGTAAAAGATGGTTATGTTGATGGATTGACAAAAGATTCATTGGAAATGACTCAAACAGAAATGGATAGTGTTTTGAAAGCATTTTTAGAGCCTAAATTTACAGAGTATCAAAATATCATGAAAGCGGAAGCGGAAGCTAAAGCAGCTGTAGCTATTGAGGCTGGAGAAGCTTTCTTGGCTGCTAACAAAGAAAAAGAAGGTGTTATTACAACAGAATCTGGGTTGCAATACGAGGTTATCCAAGAGGGAACAGGAGCTAAACCAACAGCTGCTGATAGAGTAAAAACACACTACCACGGTACGTTGATTGATGGGACTGTATTTGATAGTTCTGTAGAGCGTGGAGAGCCTGCTACATTTGGCGTTGGACAAGTAATTCCAGGGTGGCAAGAAGGTATTCCTTTGATGTCTGAGGGCGCAAAATATCGTTTTTACATTCCTCAAAACTTAGCTTACGGAATGCAAGCACCATCTCCAAAAATTCCAGCGGGTTCTGCTTTGATTTTTGATGTAGAGTTGATTGAGGTAAATCCTGAATAA